A genome region from Portunus trituberculatus isolate SZX2019 chromosome 18, ASM1759143v1, whole genome shotgun sequence includes the following:
- the LOC123505803 gene encoding uncharacterized protein LOC123505803, producing MAPVTLSTVLVLLPVLISMASPPVLARTLEEEESFEEALSASASFSPLTTCCTRDQKMKTIGISDTTGEQIEVDVGRCRRRCGGKRQLKKHDVQRLMLENPDVDPRLLFLLHSTPRGEPSCPGEEVCSPSAWRVERLATTEGTVSVTVTESCNCHARPHSCSRQPRPVTLHKGTPLQTTLDLGDCQGHCPHELGCRATKSRTVAVEGPNGSECVTVVDECGCEDACYRASLLQHVYNYTSPDAPQAQVIDVGTCIGECDIVPEDQCVTRVSSGGCLLSLVRRNSRCSPIGLDQVSVTQEDGTTRTLYTVTRCGCL from the exons ATGGCCCCTGTCACACTTAGCACAGTTCTGGTCCTTCTGCCAGTTCTGATTTCCATGGCGTCGCCACCTGTGCTGG CTCGGaccttagaagaggaggagtcctTTGAAGAGGCTCTTTCTGCCTCCGCGAGCTTCTCTCCGCTGACAACATGCTGCACCCGAGACCAGAAAATGAAGACCATCGGCATTTCAG ATACCACGGGAGAACAGATTGAGGTTGATGTGGGCCGCTGCCGGCGACGATGCGGAGGCAAGAGGCAACTGAAGAAACACGACGTGCAGCGCCTCATGCTCGAGAATCCTGACGTGGACCCACGTCTG CTGTTCCTGCTGCATTCCACTCCCCGCGGAGAGCCTTCGTGTCCCGGGGAGGAAGTGTGCTCACCCTCAGCCTGGAGAGTGGAGAGGCTGGCCACTACGGAGGGGACAGTGAGTGTGACGGTGACAGAGAGTTGTAACTGTCACGCCCGTCCTCATTCCTGCAGCCGTCAGCCGCGGCCTGTCACGCTCCACAAGGGCACACCTCTGCAGACCACGCTTGATCTGGGAGACTGTCAGGGACACTGTCCACACG AGCTGGGCTGCAGGGCCACGAAGTCCAGAACAGTGGCAGTGGAGGGACCTAATG GGTCAGAATGTGTGACGGTTGTGGATGAGTGCGGCTGTGAGGACGCTTGCTACCGCGCCTCGCTGCTGCAGCATGTGTACAACTACACCTCACCAGACGCCCCTCAGGCTCAG GTGATTGACGTCGGTACTTGCATAGGGGAGTGTGACATCGTTCCAGAAGATCAGTGCGTGACCAG GGTATCGAGCGGAGGCTGCCTCctgtccctggtcaggaggaaCTCCAGGTGTTCCCCGATAGGACTCGACCAGGTGTCGGTGACGCAGGAAGACGGCACCACCCGCACTCTATATACTGTGACTCGTTGTGGGTGCCTGTAA